From a single Nicotiana tomentosiformis chromosome 2, ASM39032v3, whole genome shotgun sequence genomic region:
- the LOC138905407 gene encoding uncharacterized protein codes for MTVSEYAIRFSELARHVPILVCTIREQVCRFIEWLNYDFKICMARELQADIPFQQVVDIARMLERVRSEEKEAKEAKRSRNSGGFSGFSSADMSHHGRGSSSQSA; via the coding sequence atgacggtgtcagaatatgccatcaggttcagtgagttagcccgtcatgtacCTATCTTGGTTTGTACAATTAGAGAGCAAGTCTGCAGATTCATTGAATGGctcaattatgattttaaaatatgtatggctcgagaattgcaggctgacattccatttcagcaagtagtagataTTGCTAGGATGCtagaacgtgttcgaagtgaggagaaggaggctaaggaggccaaaaggtctcggaactctggaggatttagtggattctcCTCTGCAGATATGTCTCATCATGGCAGAGGCTCGAGCAGTCAGTCAGCCTAG
- the LOC104095491 gene encoding ethylene-responsive transcription factor ERF011-like — MEVGGGGQSGGVASSGGCCGAKRKNERPYKGIRMRKWGKWVAEIREPNKRSRIWLGSYSTPVAAARAYDTAVYYLRGPSARLNFPELLGGDGGLNDLSAASIRKKAIEVGAQVDAVQNSLATHHDHDHDHEEKVQRETASPSELKPCWFQEKPDLNKKPEPEDPELDYW; from the coding sequence ATGGAGGTGGGTGGTGGGGGTCAAAGTGGAGGAGTTGCAAGTTCAGGGGGGTGTTGTGGCGCTAAGAGAAAAAACGAAAGGCCTTACAAAGGAATAAGGATGAGGAAGTGGGGAAAGTGGGTTGCAGAAATTAGAGAACCCAATAAGCGTTCGAGAATTTGGTTGGGCTCGTATTCAACGCCGGTGGCGGCGGCACGGGCTTATGATACGGCGGTGTATTATTTACGCGGGCCTTCGGCCCGGTTGAATTTTCCTGAGTTGTTGGGTGGTGATGGTGGGCTTAATGATTTATCTGCTGCTTCAATTCGTAAAAAGGCCATAGAAGTTGGTGCCCAAGTTGACGCGGTACAGAATTCACTTGCAACTCATCACGACCACGACCACGACCACGAAGAAAAAGTGCAGCGTGAGACTGCAAGCCCGTCTGAATTGAAGCCATGTTGGTTTCAGGAGAAGCCCGATTTAAACAAGAAGCCCGAGCCCGAAGACCCAGAACTGGATTACTGGTAA